The proteins below are encoded in one region of Paenibacillus sp. YYML68:
- a CDS encoding hemolysin family protein: protein MESDPYPQWVHALMIVVLLGLHAFFVAAQFALVKASRSKLERLAASASAPASSRSHWPGTMTGKLDSYLSVCRLGLTMTTLGLGWMMEPAFYSVLQPQLAPLGAPEPLTASISFISAFLLMSGLHLLIGEQLPRMYAIHKPERVSAAAVLPLAAFLKLMYPMIVPIEWLSVRLLRLWGIEPQQEHRIVHTEEELRVMLKESNQSGLIDNVEMALVDNIFEFTVTSAREIMIPRTEMVCLYASLPFEENRSIAISEMHTRYPVCSPDKDNIGGFVHMKDLLKLQEEDGELSAIIRPILKVPQSMQISALLKLMQKRKAQMALLIDEFGGTSGLVTFEDIIEEIVGEIQDEFDEERPRIERREDGSFSIDGRMLIEEVNSYFGLSIESDDYDTVGGWIYAQVEMPPTRLQYVEWGDMYRFAVEEIEHLRISRVTVRRLEDRQQFSDRRQVQGE, encoded by the coding sequence GTGGAAAGTGATCCATACCCCCAGTGGGTACATGCTCTGATGATTGTCGTGTTGCTTGGTTTGCATGCTTTCTTCGTCGCGGCCCAATTCGCCTTAGTGAAGGCGTCACGCAGTAAGCTTGAGAGGTTAGCTGCCTCAGCGTCAGCTCCAGCCTCAAGTCGATCCCACTGGCCTGGAACGATGACAGGCAAGCTGGATTCGTACTTATCCGTCTGCCGTCTCGGTCTGACGATGACCACGCTTGGACTCGGCTGGATGATGGAGCCGGCGTTCTATTCCGTGCTTCAGCCGCAGCTCGCTCCGCTAGGGGCACCGGAGCCTCTTACAGCATCCATCTCCTTCATCTCGGCCTTCCTGCTGATGTCCGGGCTTCATCTGCTCATTGGCGAGCAGCTTCCCCGCATGTATGCCATCCATAAGCCTGAGCGCGTCAGCGCAGCGGCTGTGCTGCCGCTTGCTGCGTTCCTGAAGCTGATGTATCCGATGATCGTTCCGATCGAATGGCTGTCTGTTCGACTGCTTCGCTTATGGGGCATTGAGCCGCAGCAGGAGCACCGCATCGTGCATACGGAGGAAGAGCTGCGCGTCATGCTGAAGGAGAGCAACCAGAGCGGGCTGATCGATAACGTCGAGATGGCACTCGTTGACAACATCTTCGAATTTACAGTAACGAGTGCACGAGAAATTATGATCCCCCGAACAGAGATGGTATGTCTGTACGCTAGCCTTCCGTTCGAGGAGAACCGAAGTATCGCGATCAGTGAAATGCATACCCGCTATCCGGTATGTAGTCCAGATAAGGACAACATTGGCGGCTTCGTTCATATGAAGGATCTGCTCAAGCTGCAGGAGGAGGATGGAGAGCTCTCGGCGATCATTCGTCCGATTCTGAAGGTGCCCCAGTCGATGCAGATCAGTGCACTGCTGAAGCTGATGCAGAAGCGCAAGGCACAGATGGCGCTGCTCATCGATGAGTTCGGCGGCACGAGCGGTCTTGTCACCTTCGAGGATATTATTGAAGAGATCGTAGGGGAAATACAGGATGAATTCGACGAGGAGCGTCCTCGTATCGAGCGAAGAGAAGACGGCAGCTTCTCCATTGACGGCAGAATGCTGATCGAAGAGGTGAACAGCTATTTCGGGCTGTCGATTGAATCGGATGATTACGACACCGTTGGCGGCTGGATCTACGCACAGGTCGAGATGCCGCCGACACGTCTGCAATATGTCGAGTGGGGTGACATGTACCGGTTCGCTGTTGAGGAGATCGAGCATTTGCGCATATCCCGCGTAACCGTTCGACGGCTCGAGGACCGGCAGCAGTTCAGCGATAGGAGACAGGTACAAGGCGAATGA
- a CDS encoding AAA family ATPase, with product MAQIINNKSKALDKPPTFLMGEHDFVSHMSGSAAYVDKTRFIQRWWDSGAKVTLIVRPRRFTKTTVLDMTNSYFDPIKKGWFKELDINNLASPELLSARDHCDSILLSFKDIDASTLFGLATGLRNCFSTLFMRYQKQFVQFKLIYGEIPMQPNPSTTTTTIKQFIQSLTSLVTAFLEYMHLTEEKKFIILVDEYDRVLETADATKDREHFDQVLLIYSQILSALFKDKSYLEKALLTGVLPLAANSILSSFNNAIRDSFLQSKYNDIFGFTYEEVNILTGSWMSDDDKDRMFSLIDFYNSGNKEILNPWSVMTFIESVKRGEPSTSNTWVTTGKSEWIQYYNDLSSEDIKNVSLLLTGDSVSTKLNDAIGYSDRVDNFSNFLTYAFYTGYLTYTESTGEFVSLRVPNKEVEAAWIHNLKLLVRIGKRIDWSEILNHLDSTDESCGRLSRVLHDMFDESASYMDLKGENSYHMWVLGLMCSLSHKYVVRSNREAGRGRFDIALTPLDGPLRNYVFELKESSKATNLERDADIAIAQVKDNRYYRFFENKNDIVIIGLSAYKKDFCAKVEIYTREELVEYYERKAQEDRNQAYKKEQLQRMDMDLR from the coding sequence ATGGCGCAAATAATAAATAATAAAAGCAAAGCTTTGGATAAGCCACCTACGTTTCTAATGGGTGAGCATGATTTCGTGTCGCACATGTCAGGATCTGCTGCATACGTGGATAAGACAAGATTCATACAAAGGTGGTGGGATAGCGGGGCCAAGGTTACCTTGATAGTTCGTCCTAGACGCTTCACCAAAACTACAGTCTTGGACATGACTAATTCCTATTTTGACCCGATCAAAAAAGGATGGTTTAAGGAGCTAGACATCAATAACTTGGCAAGTCCCGAACTGCTATCTGCAAGGGATCATTGTGACTCTATATTGCTGTCCTTTAAAGATATTGACGCTAGTACATTGTTTGGTCTTGCCACTGGATTACGAAATTGCTTTTCTACATTATTCATGCGCTATCAAAAGCAGTTTGTGCAATTCAAGCTCATCTATGGCGAAATACCCATGCAGCCAAACCCATCTACTACTACAACAACTATTAAGCAATTCATTCAAAGCTTGACCAGCTTAGTGACTGCTTTTTTGGAATATATGCACTTAACAGAGGAAAAGAAGTTTATCATATTGGTGGATGAATATGACAGAGTTCTAGAGACTGCGGACGCTACAAAAGACAGGGAGCATTTTGACCAGGTTCTGTTAATTTACAGTCAAATCCTAAGTGCATTATTTAAAGACAAATCATACTTGGAGAAGGCGTTGCTCACAGGTGTTCTTCCTTTGGCAGCAAACAGTATCCTTAGCTCGTTTAATAATGCAATAAGGGACTCATTCCTTCAAAGTAAGTATAACGATATATTCGGATTTACTTATGAAGAGGTTAATATATTAACTGGGAGCTGGATGTCCGACGACGACAAAGATCGGATGTTCTCCCTAATTGATTTCTACAATTCTGGAAACAAAGAGATATTAAACCCCTGGAGCGTGATGACGTTTATCGAATCTGTAAAACGAGGGGAACCGTCCACGTCTAATACTTGGGTTACTACGGGTAAGTCTGAGTGGATCCAGTACTATAATGATCTATCAAGTGAGGACATAAAAAACGTTAGTCTTCTCCTAACAGGTGACAGTGTGAGTACCAAATTAAATGATGCGATAGGCTACAGCGATCGCGTGGATAACTTCAGCAACTTTTTGACATATGCGTTCTACACGGGCTACTTGACTTACACAGAAAGCACCGGTGAGTTTGTGTCGCTAAGGGTCCCTAACAAAGAGGTTGAAGCAGCTTGGATTCACAACTTAAAACTTCTGGTTCGGATCGGAAAGCGCATCGACTGGTCCGAGATTCTTAATCATCTAGACTCCACTGACGAGAGCTGCGGCAGGCTGTCCAGAGTACTGCACGATATGTTTGACGAGTCTGCGAGCTATATGGATTTGAAGGGTGAAAATTCTTACCACATGTGGGTACTCGGATTGATGTGCTCTTTGTCCCACAAGTATGTAGTTCGATCAAATCGAGAAGCAGGTAGAGGCCGATTTGACATCGCGTTAACCCCCTTAGACGGCCCGCTAAGAAATTATGTATTCGAGTTAAAGGAGTCTTCCAAAGCAACCAACCTTGAGAGGGATGCGGATATAGCTATCGCACAAGTTAAAGACAACAGATACTATAGATTTTTTGAAAATAAGAATGATATTGTGATTATCGGCTTGTCTGCCTATAAGAAAGATTTTTGCGCTAAAGTGGAGATTTACACTCGCGAGGAGTTAGTGGAGTACTACGAGCGTAAAGCACAAGAAGACCGCAATCAAGCTTACAAAAAGGAACAGTTGCAGAGAATGGACATGGATCTTCGGTGA